Proteins found in one Phocoena sinus isolate mPhoSin1 chromosome 19, mPhoSin1.pri, whole genome shotgun sequence genomic segment:
- the RPS11 gene encoding 40S ribosomal protein S11, giving the protein MADIQTERAYQKQPTIFQNKKRVLLGETGKEKLPRYYKNIGLGFKTPKEAIEGTYIDKKCPFTGNVSIRGRILSGVVTKMKMQRTIVIRRDYLHYIRKYNRFEKRHKNMSVHLSPCFRDVQIGDIVTVGECRPLSKTVRFNVLKVTKAAGTKKQFQKF; this is encoded by the exons ATGGCGGACATTCAG ACTGAGCGTGCGTACCAAAAGCAGCCGACCATCTTTCAAAATAAGAAGAGGGTCCTGCTTGGAGAAACTGGCAAGGAGAAGCTCCCGCGATACTACAAGAACATTGGTTTGGGCTTCAAGACACCGAAGGAG GCCATCGAGGGCACCTACATTGACAAGAAATGCCCTTTTACTGGTAATGTCTCCATCCGAGGGCGAATCCTGTCTG GTGTGGTGACCAAAATGAAGATGCAGAGGACCATTGTCATCCGCCGAGACTACCTGCACTACATCCGAAAGTACAACCGCTTCGAGAAGCGCCACAAGAACATGTCTGTGCACCTTTCCCCTTGCTTCAG GGACGTCCAGATTGGTGACATCGTCACAGTGGGCGAGTGCCGGCCCCTGAGCAAGACGGTGCGCTTCAACGTGCTCAAGGTCACCAAGGCTGCTGGCACCAAGAAGCAGTTCCAGAAGTTCTGA
- the RPL13A gene encoding 60S ribosomal protein L13a, producing the protein MAEGQVLVLDGRGHLLGRLAAIVAKQVLLGRKVVVVRCEGINISGNFYRNKLKYLAFLRKRMNTNPSRGPYHFRAPSRIFWRTVRGMLPHKTKRGQAALDRLKVFDGIPPPYDKKKRMVVPAALKVLRLKPTRKFAYLGRLAHEVGWKYQAVTATLEEKRKEKAKIHYRKKKQLMRLRKQAEKNIEKKIDRFTEVLKTHGFLV; encoded by the exons ATGGCGGAGGGGCAG GTCCTGGTTCTCGATGGCCGAGGCCATCTCCTGGGCCGCCTGGCGGCCATCGTGGCTAAGCAGGTGCTTCTGG gtCGAAAGGTGGTGGTTGTGCGCTGTGAGGGCATCAACATTTCTGGCAATTTCTATAGAAACAAGT TGAAGTACCTGGCATTCCTCCGCAAGCGGATGAACACCAACCCCTCCCGTGGCCCCTACCACTTCCGAGCCCCCAGCCGCATCTTCTGGCGGACAGTGCGAG GCATGCTGCCCCACAAGACCAAGCGAGGCCAGGCCGCTCTGGACCGCCTCAAGGTGTTTGATGGGATCCCACCACCCTATGACAAG AAAAAGCGGATGGTGGTTCCTGCCGCCCTTAAGGTTTTGCGTCTGAAGCCTACACGGAAG TTTGCCTACCTAGGGCGCCTGGCTCATGAGGTTGGCTGGAAGTACCAGGCAGTAACGGCTACactggaggagaagagaaaggagaaggccaAGATCCACTACCGGAAAAAGAAGCAGCTCATG AGGCTACGGAAGCAGGCCGAAAAGAACATAGAGAAGAAAATCGACCGATTCACAGAGGTCCTCAAGACCCATGGATTCTTAGTCTGA
- the FLT3LG gene encoding fms-related tyrosine kinase 3 ligand isoform X1: MIVLAPAWSPTTSLLLLLLLLLSPRLRGAPDCSFPHSPISSTFTSTIGKLSDYLLQDYPVTVASNLQDDELCGAFWRLVLAQRWMGRLKTVAGSQMGKLLEAVNTEIHFVTSCAFQPLPSCLRFVQANISHLLQDTSQQLVALKPWITRRNFSRCLELQCQPGKDSSTLLPPRSPGALGATSLPAPQAPLLLLLLLLLLPVALLLLAAAWCLHWRRKRQRMPYPGERRRTLRPRERSHLPEDTESELGGSQLETGPFLGHIAPVTVSPGWRQRQHPAAAPGSPSPLCTKPLSPGNCI; this comes from the exons ATGATAGTGCTGGCGCCAGCCTGGAGCCCAACT AcctcgctgctgctgctgctgctgctgctgctcagCCCCCGCCTCCGCGGGGCCCCGGACTGCTCCTTCCCCCACAGCCCCATCTCCTCCACCTTCACCAGCACCATCGGCAAGCTG TCTGACTACCTGCTTCAAGATTACCCAGTCACTGTTGCCTCCAACCTGCAGGAC GACGAGCTCTGTGGGGCTTTCTGGCGTCTGGTCCTGGCCCAGCGCTGGATGGGACGGCTCAAGACTGTGGCTGGgtcccagatggggaaactgcTGGAGGCTGTCAACACCGAGATACACTTCGTCACCTCATGTGCCTTCCAG cccctccccagctgtcTTCGCTTCGTCCAGGCCAACATCTCCCACCTCCTGCAGGACACTTCCCAGCAGCTGGTGGCCTTGAAGCCCTGGATCACCCGGCGGAATTTCTCCAGGTGCCTGGAGCTGCAGTGTCAGCCGGGTAAAG ACTCCTCCACCCTGCTGCCCCCAAGGAGTCCTGGGGCCTTGGGGGCCACATCCCTGCCGGCCCCGCAGGCCCCTCTTCTGCTtctcttgctgctgctgctgctgcccgtGGCCCTCCTGCTGCTGGCCGCTGCCTGGTGCCTGCACTGGCGAAGGAAGAGACAGAGGATGCCTTACCCTGGGGAGCGG aggaggacactgaggcccagagagaggagtCACCTGCCCGAGGACACAGAGTCGGAACTTGGAGGAAGTCAGCTAGAAACTGGTCCTTTCCTTGGCCACATTGCTCCTGTCACTGTCTCCCCAGGATGGAggcaacgccagcacccagcagCAGCCCCGGGCTCACCCTCCCCACTCTGTACAAAGCCCTTGTCCCCAGGAAATTGTATATAA
- the FLT3LG gene encoding fms-related tyrosine kinase 3 ligand isoform X2, whose product MIVLAPAWSPTTSLLLLLLLLLSPRLRGAPDCSFPHSPISSTFTSTIGKLSDYLLQDYPVTVASNLQDDELCGAFWRLVLAQRWMGRLKTVAGSQMGKLLEAVNTEIHFVTSCAFQPLPSCLRFVQANISHLLQDTSQQLVALKPWITRRNFSRCLELQCQPDSSTLLPPRSPGALGATSLPAPQAPLLLLLLLLLLPVALLLLAAAWCLHWRRKRQRMPYPGERRRTLRPRERSHLPEDTESELGGSQLETGPFLGHIAPVTVSPGWRQRQHPAAAPGSPSPLCTKPLSPGNCI is encoded by the exons ATGATAGTGCTGGCGCCAGCCTGGAGCCCAACT AcctcgctgctgctgctgctgctgctgctgctcagCCCCCGCCTCCGCGGGGCCCCGGACTGCTCCTTCCCCCACAGCCCCATCTCCTCCACCTTCACCAGCACCATCGGCAAGCTG TCTGACTACCTGCTTCAAGATTACCCAGTCACTGTTGCCTCCAACCTGCAGGAC GACGAGCTCTGTGGGGCTTTCTGGCGTCTGGTCCTGGCCCAGCGCTGGATGGGACGGCTCAAGACTGTGGCTGGgtcccagatggggaaactgcTGGAGGCTGTCAACACCGAGATACACTTCGTCACCTCATGTGCCTTCCAG cccctccccagctgtcTTCGCTTCGTCCAGGCCAACATCTCCCACCTCCTGCAGGACACTTCCCAGCAGCTGGTGGCCTTGAAGCCCTGGATCACCCGGCGGAATTTCTCCAGGTGCCTGGAGCTGCAGTGTCAGCCGG ACTCCTCCACCCTGCTGCCCCCAAGGAGTCCTGGGGCCTTGGGGGCCACATCCCTGCCGGCCCCGCAGGCCCCTCTTCTGCTtctcttgctgctgctgctgctgcccgtGGCCCTCCTGCTGCTGGCCGCTGCCTGGTGCCTGCACTGGCGAAGGAAGAGACAGAGGATGCCTTACCCTGGGGAGCGG aggaggacactgaggcccagagagaggagtCACCTGCCCGAGGACACAGAGTCGGAACTTGGAGGAAGTCAGCTAGAAACTGGTCCTTTCCTTGGCCACATTGCTCCTGTCACTGTCTCCCCAGGATGGAggcaacgccagcacccagcagCAGCCCCGGGCTCACCCTCCCCACTCTGTACAAAGCCCTTGTCCCCAGGAAATTGTATATAA
- the FLT3LG gene encoding fms-related tyrosine kinase 3 ligand isoform X3 gives MIVLAPAWSPTTSLLLLLLLLLSPRLRGAPDCSFPHSPISSTFTSTIGKLSDYLLQDYPVTVASNLQDDELCGAFWRLVLAQRWMGRLKTVAGSQMGKLLEAVNTEIHFVTSCAFQDTSQQLVALKPWITRRNFSRCLELQCQPGKDSSTLLPPRSPGALGATSLPAPQAPLLLLLLLLLLPVALLLLAAAWCLHWRRKRQRMPYPGERRRTLRPRERSHLPEDTESELGGSQLETGPFLGHIAPVTVSPGWRQRQHPAAAPGSPSPLCTKPLSPGNCI, from the exons ATGATAGTGCTGGCGCCAGCCTGGAGCCCAACT AcctcgctgctgctgctgctgctgctgctgctcagCCCCCGCCTCCGCGGGGCCCCGGACTGCTCCTTCCCCCACAGCCCCATCTCCTCCACCTTCACCAGCACCATCGGCAAGCTG TCTGACTACCTGCTTCAAGATTACCCAGTCACTGTTGCCTCCAACCTGCAGGAC GACGAGCTCTGTGGGGCTTTCTGGCGTCTGGTCCTGGCCCAGCGCTGGATGGGACGGCTCAAGACTGTGGCTGGgtcccagatggggaaactgcTGGAGGCTGTCAACACCGAGATACACTTCGTCACCTCATGTGCCTTCCAG GACACTTCCCAGCAGCTGGTGGCCTTGAAGCCCTGGATCACCCGGCGGAATTTCTCCAGGTGCCTGGAGCTGCAGTGTCAGCCGGGTAAAG ACTCCTCCACCCTGCTGCCCCCAAGGAGTCCTGGGGCCTTGGGGGCCACATCCCTGCCGGCCCCGCAGGCCCCTCTTCTGCTtctcttgctgctgctgctgctgcccgtGGCCCTCCTGCTGCTGGCCGCTGCCTGGTGCCTGCACTGGCGAAGGAAGAGACAGAGGATGCCTTACCCTGGGGAGCGG aggaggacactgaggcccagagagaggagtCACCTGCCCGAGGACACAGAGTCGGAACTTGGAGGAAGTCAGCTAGAAACTGGTCCTTTCCTTGGCCACATTGCTCCTGTCACTGTCTCCCCAGGATGGAggcaacgccagcacccagcagCAGCCCCGGGCTCACCCTCCCCACTCTGTACAAAGCCCTTGTCCCCAGGAAATTGTATATAA
- the FLT3LG gene encoding fms-related tyrosine kinase 3 ligand isoform X4: protein MIVLAPAWSPTTSLLLLLLLLLSPRLRGAPDCSFPHSPISSTFTSTIGKLSDYLLQDYPVTVASNLQDDELCGAFWRLVLAQRWMGRLKTVAGSQMGKLLEAVNTEIHFVTSCAFQDTSQQLVALKPWITRRNFSRCLELQCQPDSSTLLPPRSPGALGATSLPAPQAPLLLLLLLLLLPVALLLLAAAWCLHWRRKRQRMPYPGERRRTLRPRERSHLPEDTESELGGSQLETGPFLGHIAPVTVSPGWRQRQHPAAAPGSPSPLCTKPLSPGNCI from the exons ATGATAGTGCTGGCGCCAGCCTGGAGCCCAACT AcctcgctgctgctgctgctgctgctgctgctcagCCCCCGCCTCCGCGGGGCCCCGGACTGCTCCTTCCCCCACAGCCCCATCTCCTCCACCTTCACCAGCACCATCGGCAAGCTG TCTGACTACCTGCTTCAAGATTACCCAGTCACTGTTGCCTCCAACCTGCAGGAC GACGAGCTCTGTGGGGCTTTCTGGCGTCTGGTCCTGGCCCAGCGCTGGATGGGACGGCTCAAGACTGTGGCTGGgtcccagatggggaaactgcTGGAGGCTGTCAACACCGAGATACACTTCGTCACCTCATGTGCCTTCCAG GACACTTCCCAGCAGCTGGTGGCCTTGAAGCCCTGGATCACCCGGCGGAATTTCTCCAGGTGCCTGGAGCTGCAGTGTCAGCCGG ACTCCTCCACCCTGCTGCCCCCAAGGAGTCCTGGGGCCTTGGGGGCCACATCCCTGCCGGCCCCGCAGGCCCCTCTTCTGCTtctcttgctgctgctgctgctgcccgtGGCCCTCCTGCTGCTGGCCGCTGCCTGGTGCCTGCACTGGCGAAGGAAGAGACAGAGGATGCCTTACCCTGGGGAGCGG aggaggacactgaggcccagagagaggagtCACCTGCCCGAGGACACAGAGTCGGAACTTGGAGGAAGTCAGCTAGAAACTGGTCCTTTCCTTGGCCACATTGCTCCTGTCACTGTCTCCCCAGGATGGAggcaacgccagcacccagcagCAGCCCCGGGCTCACCCTCCCCACTCTGTACAAAGCCCTTGTCCCCAGGAAATTGTATATAA
- the FLT3LG gene encoding fms-related tyrosine kinase 3 ligand isoform X7, whose amino-acid sequence MIVLAPAWSPTTSLLLLLLLLLSPRLRGAPDCSFPHSPISSTFTSTIGKLSDYLLQDYPVTVASNLQDDELCGAFWRLVLAQRWMGRLKTVAGSQMGKLLEAVNTEIHFVTSCAFQDTSQQLVALKPWITRRNFSRCLELQCQPGIQAVPPAVKAHSPNHWTAREFCDVIEFIYLFSGALTTGPPGKFLEFNSHNFIIFKIIFKSQILGGCTPHNLWDFSSLIRDRTRALGSESSES is encoded by the exons ATGATAGTGCTGGCGCCAGCCTGGAGCCCAACT AcctcgctgctgctgctgctgctgctgctgctcagCCCCCGCCTCCGCGGGGCCCCGGACTGCTCCTTCCCCCACAGCCCCATCTCCTCCACCTTCACCAGCACCATCGGCAAGCTG TCTGACTACCTGCTTCAAGATTACCCAGTCACTGTTGCCTCCAACCTGCAGGAC GACGAGCTCTGTGGGGCTTTCTGGCGTCTGGTCCTGGCCCAGCGCTGGATGGGACGGCTCAAGACTGTGGCTGGgtcccagatggggaaactgcTGGAGGCTGTCAACACCGAGATACACTTCGTCACCTCATGTGCCTTCCAG GACACTTCCCAGCAGCTGGTGGCCTTGAAGCCCTGGATCACCCGGCGGAATTTCTCCAGGTGCCTGGAGCTGCAGTGTCAGCCGG ggatccaagcCGTGCCACCTGCAGTGAAAGCgcatagtcctaaccactggaccgcccgggaaTTCTGTGAtgttattgaatttatttatttatttagcggagccttaaccactggaccaccagggaagttccttgaatttaattctcataattttataatttttaaaataatatttaaatcacAAATTTTGGGAGGGTGCACGCCCCAcaacttgtgggattttagttccctgatcagggatcgaaccagggccctcggcagtgagagctcagagtcctaa
- the FLT3LG gene encoding fms-related tyrosine kinase 3 ligand isoform X6, translating into MIVLAPAWSPTTSLLLLLLLLLSPRLRGAPDCSFPHSPISSTFTSTIGKLSDYLLQDYPVTVASNLQDDELCGAFWRLVLAQRWMGRLKTVAGSQMGKLLEAVNTEIHFVTSCAFQPLPSCLRFVQANISHLLQDTSQQLVALKPWITRRNFSRCLELQCQPGIQAVPPAVKAHSPNHWTAREFCDVIEFIYLFSGALTTGPPGKFLEFNSHNFIIFKIIFKSQILGGCTPHNLWDFSSLIRDRTRALGSESSES; encoded by the exons ATGATAGTGCTGGCGCCAGCCTGGAGCCCAACT AcctcgctgctgctgctgctgctgctgctgctcagCCCCCGCCTCCGCGGGGCCCCGGACTGCTCCTTCCCCCACAGCCCCATCTCCTCCACCTTCACCAGCACCATCGGCAAGCTG TCTGACTACCTGCTTCAAGATTACCCAGTCACTGTTGCCTCCAACCTGCAGGAC GACGAGCTCTGTGGGGCTTTCTGGCGTCTGGTCCTGGCCCAGCGCTGGATGGGACGGCTCAAGACTGTGGCTGGgtcccagatggggaaactgcTGGAGGCTGTCAACACCGAGATACACTTCGTCACCTCATGTGCCTTCCAG cccctccccagctgtcTTCGCTTCGTCCAGGCCAACATCTCCCACCTCCTGCAGGACACTTCCCAGCAGCTGGTGGCCTTGAAGCCCTGGATCACCCGGCGGAATTTCTCCAGGTGCCTGGAGCTGCAGTGTCAGCCGG ggatccaagcCGTGCCACCTGCAGTGAAAGCgcatagtcctaaccactggaccgcccgggaaTTCTGTGAtgttattgaatttatttatttatttagcggagccttaaccactggaccaccagggaagttccttgaatttaattctcataattttataatttttaaaataatatttaaatcacAAATTTTGGGAGGGTGCACGCCCCAcaacttgtgggattttagttccctgatcagggatcgaaccagggccctcggcagtgagagctcagagtcctaa
- the FLT3LG gene encoding fms-related tyrosine kinase 3 ligand isoform X5 yields the protein MIVLAPAWSPTTSLLLLLLLLLSPRLRGAPDCSFPHSPISSTFTSTIGKLSDYLLQDYPVTVASNLQDDELCGAFWRLVLAQRWMGRLKTVAGSQMGKLLEAVNTEIHFVTSCAFQPLPSCLRFVQANISHLLQDTSQQLVALKPWITRRNFSRCLELQCQPGKGIQAVPPAVKAHSPNHWTAREFCDVIEFIYLFSGALTTGPPGKFLEFNSHNFIIFKIIFKSQILGGCTPHNLWDFSSLIRDRTRALGSESSES from the exons ATGATAGTGCTGGCGCCAGCCTGGAGCCCAACT AcctcgctgctgctgctgctgctgctgctgctcagCCCCCGCCTCCGCGGGGCCCCGGACTGCTCCTTCCCCCACAGCCCCATCTCCTCCACCTTCACCAGCACCATCGGCAAGCTG TCTGACTACCTGCTTCAAGATTACCCAGTCACTGTTGCCTCCAACCTGCAGGAC GACGAGCTCTGTGGGGCTTTCTGGCGTCTGGTCCTGGCCCAGCGCTGGATGGGACGGCTCAAGACTGTGGCTGGgtcccagatggggaaactgcTGGAGGCTGTCAACACCGAGATACACTTCGTCACCTCATGTGCCTTCCAG cccctccccagctgtcTTCGCTTCGTCCAGGCCAACATCTCCCACCTCCTGCAGGACACTTCCCAGCAGCTGGTGGCCTTGAAGCCCTGGATCACCCGGCGGAATTTCTCCAGGTGCCTGGAGCTGCAGTGTCAGCCGGGTAAAG ggatccaagcCGTGCCACCTGCAGTGAAAGCgcatagtcctaaccactggaccgcccgggaaTTCTGTGAtgttattgaatttatttatttatttagcggagccttaaccactggaccaccagggaagttccttgaatttaattctcataattttataatttttaaaataatatttaaatcacAAATTTTGGGAGGGTGCACGCCCCAcaacttgtgggattttagttccctgatcagggatcgaaccagggccctcggcagtgagagctcagagtcctaa